In Butyricicoccus intestinisimiae, a single genomic region encodes these proteins:
- the iolD gene encoding 3D-(3,5/4)-trihydroxycyclohexane-1,2-dione acylhydrolase (decyclizing), giving the protein MSKTKMTVGQAVVKFLNQQYIEFDGVEQPFVDGIFTIFGHGMVVGLGQALDEDPGRLRVYQGRNEQGMAHAAISYAKQHNRRKIIACSSSIGPGAANMVTAALTASINHIPLLLFPSDSFATRQPDPVLQQMEVSHDLSITASDCFKPVSKYWDRISRPEQLMPALINAFRVLTDTADCGAVCISLPQDVQGESFEYPDYFFQKRVHHISRRGADAYEVEKAVELIKSAKKPILISGGGVRYSEAGETVMKFASEFNIPVSQTQAGHSALPDSFELSVGGIGVTGGLAANALCKDADLVIGVGTRFNDFVTGSKWVLFRNPDIKILAINTSEFHAEKLDATRCVGDAKVTLEQIYDALKADGYKSGYTNEIQEIREVWEKERLSVLGVQYHGEGFGEGKFVPCVPSWTEKIMNDFVNDIGGTITESNAVGILREEIDDDAIVVAAAGSLPADLERLWVTDAKDTYNMEYGASCMGYEIAGALGSKLAAPEQEVYALVGDGSFMMLNSEIPTAIQENAKITVVVFDNTAFGCINNLQMGNGVGSLATEMRHRNEETGKLDGKYCYTDFGKVGEGYGMKAFYAKTPEEFRKAVQDAKKETGSCIIDAKVLPKTMAEGYESWWHIGVASTSKSEKVQEARKRLDQYISEARMY; this is encoded by the coding sequence ATGAGCAAGACAAAGATGACAGTAGGTCAGGCAGTCGTAAAGTTCCTGAACCAGCAGTACATCGAATTTGACGGCGTAGAGCAGCCGTTCGTAGACGGCATTTTCACCATCTTTGGACACGGCATGGTAGTTGGTCTGGGACAGGCGCTGGATGAAGACCCGGGTCGTCTGCGTGTATATCAGGGCAGAAACGAGCAGGGCATGGCACATGCTGCTATCTCTTATGCGAAGCAGCACAACCGCCGCAAGATCATCGCTTGCTCTTCTTCCATCGGCCCTGGCGCAGCAAACATGGTAACCGCAGCGCTGACCGCATCCATCAACCACATTCCGCTGCTGCTGTTCCCGTCTGACTCTTTTGCAACCCGTCAGCCGGATCCGGTACTGCAGCAGATGGAAGTTTCTCACGACCTGAGCATCACCGCGTCCGATTGCTTCAAGCCGGTTTCCAAGTACTGGGATCGCATTTCCCGTCCGGAACAGCTGATGCCGGCACTGATTAACGCATTCCGCGTACTGACCGACACCGCTGACTGCGGTGCTGTCTGCATCAGCCTGCCGCAGGACGTACAGGGCGAGAGCTTTGAGTATCCGGATTACTTCTTCCAGAAGCGTGTACATCACATCTCCCGCCGCGGCGCAGATGCATATGAAGTAGAGAAGGCTGTAGAGCTGATTAAGTCCGCAAAGAAGCCGATCTTGATTTCCGGCGGCGGCGTTCGTTACTCCGAGGCAGGCGAAACTGTTATGAAGTTCGCTAGCGAGTTCAACATCCCAGTATCTCAGACACAGGCTGGTCATTCCGCTCTGCCGGACAGCTTTGAACTGAGTGTAGGCGGCATCGGTGTTACCGGTGGTCTGGCAGCAAATGCACTGTGCAAGGATGCAGATCTGGTTATCGGTGTTGGCACCCGTTTCAATGACTTCGTTACCGGTTCTAAGTGGGTTCTGTTCCGCAATCCGGACATCAAGATTCTGGCAATCAACACTTCTGAGTTCCACGCGGAGAAGCTGGATGCAACCCGTTGCGTAGGCGATGCCAAGGTGACGCTGGAGCAGATCTATGATGCACTGAAGGCTGACGGCTACAAGTCCGGCTATACCAACGAGATTCAGGAAATCCGTGAGGTATGGGAGAAGGAGCGTCTGAGCGTTCTCGGCGTACAGTATCATGGCGAAGGCTTCGGCGAAGGCAAGTTTGTACCGTGCGTACCGAGCTGGACCGAGAAGATCATGAACGACTTTGTTAACGACATCGGCGGCACCATCACCGAGTCCAATGCAGTTGGTATCCTGCGCGAAGAGATTGATGACGATGCAATCGTTGTTGCAGCTGCAGGTTCTCTGCCGGCTGACCTCGAGAGACTGTGGGTAACCGATGCAAAGGACACCTACAACATGGAATACGGCGCATCCTGCATGGGCTATGAAATTGCTGGTGCACTCGGCTCCAAGCTGGCAGCACCGGAGCAGGAAGTTTATGCTCTGGTTGGCGACGGTTCCTTTATGATGCTGAACTCTGAGATTCCGACTGCTATTCAGGAGAATGCAAAGATCACTGTTGTTGTATTCGATAATACTGCATTCGGCTGCATCAACAACCTCCAGATGGGCAACGGCGTTGGTTCTCTGGCAACTGAAATGCGTCATCGTAACGAAGAGACCGGCAAGCTGGACGGTAAGTACTGCTACACCGATTTCGGCAAGGTTGGCGAAGGCTACGGCATGAAGGCATTCTATGCTAAGACTCCGGAAGAATTTCGCAAGGCTGTACAGGATGCAAAGAAGGAAACCGGCTCTTGCATCATTGATGCAAAGGTTCTGCCGAAGACCATGGCAGAGGGCTATGAGTCCTGGTGGCATATCGGCGTAGCTTCTACCTCTAAGTCTGAGAAGGTTCAGGAAGCACGCAAGCGTCTGGATCAGTACATCAGCGAAGCGAGAATGTATTGA
- a CDS encoding 5-deoxy-glucuronate isomerase has translation MKYTAKAPFDKGYNKMVSAVDNPEMMGMEFGVVKMTAGDIMNFDYAQEVVYDLMSGTVTFAWEGKTETVTRKDCFHEGAILLHVPQNTAVTITCGADAEIAVARTENKRSFASRLMRPEDCLSANEERGAGQMNECSTRLVRTFFDRSNCPETNFFIGEVVHFPGKWSSYPPHQHVEPELYYYKFLPENGYGLAEYGDDAFKVKNNDLTGMPENVTHSQCAAPGYAEYYLWCIRLQDDKNIVTTVVPEYEWVTAADAKYFPEI, from the coding sequence ATGAAATACACAGCAAAAGCCCCATTTGACAAGGGCTATAATAAGATGGTTTCCGCAGTAGACAATCCGGAAATGATGGGCATGGAGTTCGGCGTTGTCAAGATGACAGCAGGCGACATCATGAATTTTGACTATGCACAGGAAGTTGTTTACGATCTGATGAGCGGCACAGTCACCTTCGCTTGGGAAGGCAAGACCGAGACCGTAACCCGTAAGGACTGCTTCCATGAGGGCGCAATTCTGCTGCACGTTCCGCAGAACACCGCTGTCACCATCACTTGCGGCGCAGACGCAGAAATCGCAGTGGCACGCACCGAAAACAAGCGCAGCTTTGCTTCCCGCCTCATGCGTCCGGAGGACTGCCTGAGCGCAAACGAGGAGCGCGGCGCAGGTCAGATGAACGAGTGTTCCACCCGTCTGGTTCGTACTTTCTTTGATCGCTCCAACTGCCCGGAGACCAATTTCTTCATCGGCGAAGTAGTGCACTTCCCAGGCAAGTGGTCTTCTTACCCGCCGCATCAGCATGTAGAGCCGGAGCTGTATTACTACAAGTTCCTGCCGGAAAACGGCTATGGTCTGGCTGAGTACGGCGATGACGCATTTAAGGTAAAGAACAATGATCTGACCGGTATGCCGGAGAATGTTACCCATTCTCAGTGCGCAGCACCGGGCTATGCAGAGTACTATCTGTGGTGCATCCGTCTGCAGGACGACAAGAACATTGTGACCACGGTTGTGCCGGAATACGAGTGGGTAACCGCAGCAGACGCAAAGTATTTCCCAGAGATTTAA
- a CDS encoding 4-hydroxybutyrate dehydrogenase produces the protein MKAFQLIPAIAEYADFKTYAQEAGLGAEDLILTNEYIYEPTISALDLGCHTLFQEKYGMGEPTDVMVDAILDELRDKDYNRIIAVGGGTIIDIAKVLAVASKEDKVDDLYDRMADLHKVHELVIVPTTCGTGSEVTNISIINRTTKGVKQGIVSPAMFANEAALIPGMLASLPYGVFATSSIDAMIHAVESFLSPNACAISELFSKSALHLILSGWRAAVDNGDRDAWKKYAARFLRASNFAGIAFGHAGCAAVHALSYPLGGAHHVPHGQSNQLMFADVMRKYQEKKPVGKLNKLEEILAAELDTEPVFALEELYKLMNAVLEKKQLREVGVTADELPVYAKTVLETQQRLLNNNYVELTEEDILSIYTNAF, from the coding sequence ATGAAAGCATTTCAGTTAATTCCTGCAATTGCAGAATATGCAGATTTTAAGACTTATGCGCAAGAAGCTGGTCTGGGTGCAGAAGATCTCATTCTGACCAATGAATATATTTACGAGCCGACAATTTCCGCACTGGATCTGGGCTGCCATACCCTGTTTCAGGAAAAGTACGGCATGGGCGAGCCGACCGACGTGATGGTAGATGCCATCCTCGACGAACTGCGCGATAAGGACTATAACCGCATTATCGCTGTCGGCGGCGGCACCATTATCGACATTGCCAAGGTGCTGGCTGTTGCTTCCAAGGAAGATAAGGTAGACGATCTGTACGACCGCATGGCAGACCTGCACAAGGTTCATGAGCTGGTTATCGTTCCGACTACCTGCGGCACCGGTTCTGAAGTAACCAATATTTCCATCATCAACCGCACCACCAAGGGCGTCAAGCAGGGTATTGTCTCTCCGGCTATGTTTGCCAACGAGGCGGCACTGATTCCGGGTATGCTCGCAAGTCTGCCGTATGGCGTCTTTGCGACATCTTCAATTGATGCCATGATTCATGCTGTGGAGTCCTTCCTCAGCCCGAATGCGTGCGCAATCAGCGAGCTGTTCTCCAAGAGCGCGCTGCACCTGATTCTGAGCGGCTGGCGTGCTGCTGTAGATAACGGCGACCGCGATGCTTGGAAGAAGTATGCGGCTCGATTCCTGCGTGCCTCTAACTTTGCCGGCATTGCATTTGGCCATGCAGGCTGTGCAGCAGTGCACGCACTGAGCTACCCGCTCGGCGGCGCACATCATGTTCCGCACGGTCAGTCCAATCAGCTGATGTTTGCCGATGTTATGCGCAAATATCAGGAGAAGAAGCCGGTTGGCAAGCTCAACAAGCTGGAAGAAATTCTGGCAGCAGAGCTGGATACTGAGCCGGTATTCGCACTGGAGGAGCTGTACAAGCTCATGAACGCTGTGCTGGAAAAGAAGCAGCTGCGTGAAGTTGGCGTAACGGCGGATGAGCTGCCGGTATATGCCAAGACGGTGCTGGAGACCCAGCAGCGTTTGCTCAACAACAATTATGTAGAACTGACGGAAGAAGATATTTTGAGCATTTATACCAATGCATTCTAA
- the iolE gene encoding myo-inosose-2 dehydratase, which produces MLDPKKVRIGIAPIAWTEDDMPEMGAENSFLQTISEIALTGYVGTEIGCQFPRDPAILNKELGRRDLSVITAWISTYLNEQPLWWNERAFVDHMNFLKACGTNIINTSDQSFSIQHQWNTPLSQKKVLNDDEFETLAKGLDHLGKIAYDNGMQIVYHHHMTTTVQKTNEIDHLMQLTDPKYVSLIYDTGHLTFSGEDPIEILKKYHDRIKHVHLKNVRKAAMDKCYAENKSFLRSIPEGVFTVPGDPEGCVDFPTVFKLLDEYNYEGWLVVEAEQDPAIANPLEYAKMARAYVNKYTGL; this is translated from the coding sequence ATGTTAGACCCGAAAAAGGTTCGCATCGGCATTGCACCGATCGCGTGGACAGAAGACGATATGCCGGAGATGGGCGCAGAGAACAGCTTTCTGCAGACCATCAGCGAAATTGCACTGACCGGCTACGTTGGCACCGAAATTGGCTGCCAATTCCCGAGAGATCCGGCTATCCTGAATAAGGAGCTTGGCCGCAGAGATCTGTCTGTAATCACTGCTTGGATCAGCACCTATTTGAATGAGCAGCCGCTGTGGTGGAACGAGCGTGCATTTGTCGATCACATGAATTTCCTCAAGGCATGCGGCACCAATATCATCAACACCTCTGACCAGAGCTTCTCGATTCAGCACCAGTGGAATACGCCGCTGTCTCAGAAGAAGGTTCTGAACGACGATGAGTTTGAGACACTGGCAAAGGGACTTGATCATCTGGGCAAGATCGCATATGACAACGGCATGCAGATTGTATACCATCATCATATGACAACAACCGTTCAGAAAACCAACGAAATCGATCATCTGATGCAGCTGACCGACCCGAAGTATGTCAGCCTGATTTATGATACCGGCCATCTGACCTTCTCCGGCGAAGATCCGATTGAGATTCTCAAGAAGTATCATGACCGCATCAAGCACGTACATCTGAAGAACGTCCGCAAGGCAGCTATGGACAAGTGCTATGCAGAGAACAAGAGCTTCCTGCGCTCCATTCCGGAAGGCGTATTCACCGTGCCGGGCGATCCGGAAGGCTGCGTAGACTTCCCAACCGTATTCAAGCTGCTGGATGAGTACAACTACGAAGGCTGGCTGGTTGTAGAGGCTGAACAGGATCCGGCCATTGCAAATCCGCTGGAGTATGCAAAGATGGCTCGTGCATATGTAAATAAGTACACTGGGCTCTAA
- a CDS encoding Gfo/Idh/MocA family oxidoreductase produces MKKLKIGIIGIGRLGYEHACNIANRVPGSELVAISDKNIARAKEVAEELGVSAVYENPADLCNDPNVEAVAIVTNTNSHVDMIELAMNAGKHVFCEKPLAETVEKCKKAEKIVEAHPELIFMLGFMRRYDHSYAIAKEKINRGDIGDIVLVRCYSQDPIAIIKGTLEYAPRSGGQFIDMSIHDIDLIRWLTESEPKKLWAIGGCYEFKQYKDWDDGDNVSCLIQNENETMAFFYAGRAAAHGSAVETEIVGTRGTLRISAVPTDSLLEVMSEHGVCRECYQDFVTRWHDAYVKEMEVFCDNVATGTPANPNVYDGTKSTNIAFRCKESFLKNELLTLSE; encoded by the coding sequence ATGAAAAAGCTGAAGATCGGTATCATTGGTATTGGTCGTCTGGGCTATGAGCACGCTTGCAACATCGCAAACCGCGTTCCGGGTTCTGAGCTGGTTGCAATCAGCGATAAGAACATCGCTCGCGCAAAGGAAGTTGCAGAAGAACTGGGCGTATCCGCTGTTTATGAGAATCCGGCAGACCTGTGCAACGACCCGAATGTAGAAGCTGTTGCCATCGTTACCAACACCAACTCTCATGTTGACATGATTGAGCTGGCTATGAACGCCGGCAAGCACGTATTCTGCGAAAAGCCGCTGGCTGAGACCGTAGAGAAGTGCAAGAAGGCTGAGAAGATTGTAGAAGCTCATCCGGAGCTTATCTTCATGCTGGGCTTCATGCGCCGTTACGACCATTCCTATGCCATTGCAAAGGAAAAGATCAACCGCGGCGACATCGGCGACATCGTTCTGGTTCGCTGCTACTCGCAGGATCCGATCGCTATCATCAAGGGCACACTGGAATACGCACCGCGTTCCGGCGGTCAGTTCATCGACATGTCCATCCATGATATCGACCTGATTCGCTGGCTGACCGAGTCTGAGCCGAAGAAGCTGTGGGCAATCGGCGGCTGCTATGAGTTCAAGCAGTACAAGGATTGGGATGACGGCGATAACGTATCCTGCCTGATTCAAAACGAGAACGAGACCATGGCATTCTTCTACGCAGGCCGTGCAGCAGCACATGGTTCCGCAGTTGAGACCGAAATCGTTGGTACCCGCGGTACTCTTCGCATCTCCGCCGTTCCGACCGACTCCCTGCTGGAAGTTATGAGCGAACATGGCGTTTGCCGTGAGTGCTATCAGGACTTTGTAACCCGTTGGCACGATGCATATGTAAAGGAAATGGAAGTATTCTGCGACAACGTTGCAACCGGTACACCGGCAAACCCGAACGTATACGATGGCACCAAGTCCACCAACATTGCGTTCCGCTGCAAGGAGTCCTTCCTGAAGAACGAGCTGCTCACTCTGTCCGAGTAA
- a CDS encoding HAD family hydrolase yields the protein MAIKAVLFDLDNTLYDFSTVHRQALAALAEYGESRFDVPARRFLIAYQEADKQLKRELPHVAACHNRIIICQRMLELLGLPSIVTPLELYETYWGTLLRIMKPRDGAIELLNRLHRRHVQTAIVTDMTAHIQHRKIAALGFAGVLDAMVTSEEAGVEKPNPKIFLDCLHKLQIKPQEALYIGDSFERDIIGAHAAGLLPFWLNTTRQQAPRVDFPYKELHSLTEVL from the coding sequence ATGGCTATTAAAGCTGTGCTTTTTGATTTAGATAATACACTATATGATTTTTCCACCGTGCATCGGCAGGCACTCGCCGCACTTGCAGAATACGGCGAATCCCGTTTTGACGTACCCGCCCGCCGCTTTCTTATTGCGTACCAAGAAGCGGACAAGCAGCTCAAACGTGAGCTGCCGCACGTCGCAGCCTGCCACAACCGCATTATTATTTGTCAGCGTATGCTGGAGCTGCTCGGTCTCCCCTCTATCGTCACGCCGCTGGAGCTGTACGAAACGTATTGGGGAACGCTGCTTCGCATCATGAAGCCCAGAGACGGTGCGATTGAGCTGCTCAACCGCCTGCATCGCCGTCATGTCCAAACTGCCATCGTAACCGATATGACCGCACACATCCAGCATCGAAAAATCGCGGCGCTGGGGTTTGCCGGTGTCTTAGATGCCATGGTGACCAGCGAGGAAGCCGGCGTGGAAAAGCCAAATCCCAAAATCTTTCTCGACTGTCTGCATAAGCTGCAAATCAAGCCGCAGGAAGCATTATACATCGGTGACAGCTTTGAGCGGGATATTATCGGCGCACACGCCGCCGGTCTGCTGCCCTTCTGGCTCAACACCACCCGCCAGCAGGCGCCGCGCGTTGATTTTCCGTACAAAGAGCTGCACAGCCTGACAGAAGTTTTATAA
- a CDS encoding heavy metal translocating P-type ATPase: MANKVYIMENLGCAHCAGKIEAEVRKLPQVQEAVMVFETKQLRVKTEQPEGLEQTIETIAQSYEPDVTVHDRDGGKSGGHHHHDHEHEHEHHHHHDHDADCCCGHDHEHEHHHHHDHDADCCCGHDHEHEHHHHHDHDADCCCGHDHEHEHHHHHDHDADCCCGHDHEHEHHHHHEEQEPPLQRSATTGGTTKIYRLENLDCANCGAKIESRINAMDGVSDAVLTFATMQLRVTAPDHNGLAEKMMQTARAVEPDIAIISPEEAKKAPKKEESNKKAIAQLILGAVCMALGLALSHFGAPMPAYLAAYLIGYVILGREVVWTAVRNLTSGHVFDENFLMSVATIGAFLVGDFAEAVGVMLFFQIGELFEHIAVEKSRSQIMDAVDMRPETVQWEHDGKIETIPAEEAEVEDILVVRPGDRIPLDGVVVEGESFLDTSAVTGEPVPVRVQKGDELVSGCVNTSGLLRMQVTKPLSESMVTRILDAVENAAASKPKIDRFITKFARVYTPIVVAIAVLTAVIPSLVTGNWMHWIYTALTFLVISCPCALVLSVPLAYFAGIGTASKSNILFKGGISLEALADVKAVALDKTGTITKGTFTVTALEPAEGLNEQELLQLAAACETSSTHPIGVSIVTEAGERGLDVPQPHDIKEVAGHGICAVVDGAQLLCGGKKLMDSYHVELPQLSAVGGATVVYLARDGKFAGRICISDTIKEDAVAALAKMKQQGVVSAMLTGDAQESAAAIAAEAGVQDIHAQLLPQDKVSCLQNIREKYGPVMFVGDGINDAPVLAGADVGAAMGTGADAAIEAADVVFMTGELSAIPKAIALAKKTARIAKQNIVFALVIKIAVMILGLLGIASMWLAVFADTGVAILCVLNSIRTLYSKQ; encoded by the coding sequence ATGGCAAATAAAGTCTATATTATGGAAAATCTTGGCTGTGCACACTGTGCAGGCAAGATTGAGGCGGAGGTTCGCAAGCTGCCGCAGGTGCAGGAGGCTGTCATGGTATTTGAGACCAAGCAGCTGCGTGTCAAGACAGAGCAGCCGGAAGGTCTGGAACAGACGATTGAAACAATCGCGCAGTCTTATGAACCGGATGTCACGGTGCACGACCGAGACGGGGGCAAGTCCGGCGGACATCACCATCATGACCATGAGCATGAACACGAACATCATCACCATCACGACCACGATGCCGACTGCTGCTGCGGGCACGACCATGAGCACGAACATCATCACCATCATGACCACGATGCCGACTGCTGCTGCGGGCACGACCATGAGCACGAACATCATCACCATCACGACCATGATGCCGATTGCTGCTGCGGGCACGACCATGAGCACGAACATCATCACCATCACGACCATGATGCCGATTGCTGCTGCGGACATGACCATGAACACGAACATCACCACCATCATGAAGAACAAGAACCGCCGCTGCAGCGTTCTGCAACGACCGGCGGCACGACAAAAATTTACCGCTTGGAAAATTTGGATTGCGCGAACTGCGGAGCAAAGATTGAAAGCCGCATCAATGCAATGGATGGCGTATCCGACGCCGTGCTGACATTTGCAACGATGCAGCTGCGTGTGACGGCACCGGATCACAATGGTCTGGCAGAAAAAATGATGCAGACCGCACGGGCAGTAGAACCGGATATTGCCATCATTTCGCCGGAAGAAGCGAAAAAGGCGCCGAAGAAGGAAGAAAGCAATAAAAAAGCGATTGCGCAATTGATTCTTGGCGCCGTATGCATGGCACTGGGTCTGGCATTGAGTCATTTCGGCGCACCGATGCCCGCCTACTTGGCAGCTTATCTGATTGGCTATGTCATTTTGGGCAGAGAAGTCGTTTGGACGGCAGTTCGCAACTTGACGAGCGGTCATGTGTTTGACGAAAACTTCCTGATGTCTGTGGCAACCATCGGCGCCTTTTTGGTCGGTGATTTTGCAGAGGCTGTCGGCGTTATGCTGTTTTTCCAGATCGGCGAGCTGTTTGAACACATTGCCGTGGAAAAAAGCCGCAGCCAGATTATGGACGCTGTGGATATGCGTCCGGAAACCGTACAGTGGGAGCATGACGGCAAGATTGAAACCATTCCGGCGGAAGAAGCAGAAGTCGAAGACATTCTGGTGGTTCGCCCAGGCGACCGCATCCCGCTGGACGGCGTTGTTGTGGAGGGCGAGAGCTTTTTGGATACGTCCGCTGTCACCGGAGAGCCGGTTCCGGTTCGCGTGCAAAAGGGCGATGAATTGGTCAGCGGCTGTGTCAATACGTCCGGTTTGCTGCGGATGCAGGTAACCAAGCCGCTGTCCGAGTCCATGGTGACACGGATTCTGGATGCCGTTGAAAATGCAGCGGCGAGCAAGCCGAAAATTGACCGCTTTATCACAAAATTCGCACGTGTCTATACGCCGATTGTCGTAGCGATTGCCGTTTTGACCGCGGTGATTCCGTCCTTGGTCACGGGAAACTGGATGCACTGGATTTACACTGCGCTGACGTTCTTGGTTATCAGCTGCCCGTGTGCACTGGTGCTCAGCGTTCCGCTGGCATATTTTGCAGGTATTGGTACGGCGTCTAAGAGCAATATTTTGTTCAAGGGCGGTATTTCGCTGGAAGCACTGGCGGATGTCAAGGCGGTGGCACTGGATAAAACCGGCACCATCACCAAGGGTACGTTTACCGTAACCGCTCTGGAACCGGCAGAGGGACTGAACGAACAGGAGCTGCTTCAGCTGGCAGCTGCTTGTGAGACATCCTCAACGCATCCGATTGGCGTCAGCATTGTGACGGAGGCCGGAGAACGCGGGCTGGACGTTCCGCAGCCGCATGACATCAAGGAAGTTGCCGGTCATGGCATTTGCGCCGTTGTCGATGGCGCGCAGCTGCTGTGCGGCGGCAAAAAGCTCATGGACAGCTATCATGTCGAGCTGCCGCAGCTTTCTGCAGTCGGCGGCGCAACGGTTGTTTATCTGGCGCGTGACGGCAAGTTTGCCGGCCGTATCTGCATCTCGGATACCATCAAGGAAGATGCGGTTGCTGCTCTGGCAAAGATGAAGCAGCAGGGCGTGGTATCTGCCATGCTGACCGGCGATGCGCAGGAGAGCGCAGCGGCAATCGCAGCAGAGGCCGGTGTACAGGATATTCATGCACAACTGCTGCCGCAGGACAAGGTCAGCTGTTTGCAGAACATTCGAGAAAAATACGGTCCGGTTATGTTTGTCGGTGACGGCATCAATGACGCACCGGTACTGGCTGGCGCGGATGTCGGCGCGGCAATGGGAACCGGTGCAGATGCGGCGATTGAAGCGGCAGATGTTGTGTTTATGACCGGTGAGCTGTCTGCGATTCCAAAGGCAATTGCGCTGGCGAAAAAGACCGCACGCATTGCGAAGCAAAACATTGTCTTTGCATTGGTCATCAAGATTGCCGTTATGATTCTTGGCCTGCTGGGCATCGCGTCCATGTGGCTGGCCGTCTTTGCGGATACCGGCGTTGCCATTCTGTGCGTCCTCAATTCCATTCGCACGCTGTACAGCAAACAATAA
- a CDS encoding AzlC family ABC transporter permease: MQGTSKQIRRAFRYAFPHTIPIFAGFWFLGITYGVYMNVSGFSFVYPMLMSMTIFTGSMEFVTVNMLLSGFHPLQAFVMAILVGARHLFYGISMLDKFRGMGWKKFFLIYGMCDETFSINYSAEIPENVDRGWFMFFVTVLNYSYWVTGATFGGLFGSLIHFNTQGLDFAMTAMFVVIFMEQWMKDKKHTSQFVGLGASVLCLVIFGADSFMVPTMFVILFFLTVLREKREEERA, encoded by the coding sequence ATGCAGGGGACATCAAAACAGATACGCCGTGCATTTCGATATGCATTTCCGCACACGATTCCGATTTTTGCGGGCTTTTGGTTTCTCGGCATCACATACGGCGTGTATATGAACGTGTCCGGTTTCAGCTTTGTCTATCCAATGCTGATGAGCATGACGATTTTTACCGGTTCGATGGAATTTGTCACAGTCAATATGCTGCTCAGCGGTTTTCATCCGCTGCAGGCGTTTGTCATGGCAATTTTAGTCGGTGCGCGGCATCTGTTTTATGGCATTTCCATGCTGGATAAATTTCGCGGTATGGGCTGGAAAAAATTCTTTTTGATTTATGGCATGTGCGATGAGACATTTTCCATCAATTATTCTGCAGAAATTCCGGAGAATGTTGACCGCGGATGGTTTATGTTCTTTGTGACGGTTCTCAATTATTCGTACTGGGTGACAGGCGCAACATTCGGCGGTTTGTTCGGCTCGCTGATTCACTTCAACACGCAGGGATTGGATTTTGCCATGACAGCTATGTTTGTCGTTATTTTTATGGAGCAGTGGATGAAAGACAAAAAACATACGAGTCAGTTTGTCGGTTTGGGTGCATCGGTATTGTGTCTGGTAATATTTGGCGCAGACAGCTTTATGGTGCCGACCATGTTTGTGATTTTATTCTTTTTGACGGTTCTCCGCGAAAAAAGAGAGGAGGAGCGGGCATGA
- a CDS encoding branched-chain amino acid transporter permease: protein MTVSQQIITIAIIVVGTELTRFLPFLIFSAGKPTPNYIQYLGKVLPAAVFGMIVIYCLRNVSIFTGSHGIPELLAIAVTAGLHLWRRQILLSIAGGTICYMILVQMVFAA from the coding sequence ATGACGGTTTCTCAGCAGATTATCACCATTGCCATTATTGTCGTGGGCACGGAATTGACACGCTTTTTGCCATTTCTGATTTTTTCGGCGGGAAAACCGACGCCGAACTACATCCAGTACCTTGGAAAGGTGCTGCCTGCGGCTGTATTTGGCATGATTGTCATCTATTGCCTGCGCAATGTCAGCATTTTTACCGGAAGTCACGGCATTCCGGAGCTGCTTGCCATTGCAGTGACCGCTGGTCTGCATCTGTGGAGGCGGCAAATACTGCTGTCTATCGCAGGCGGAACGATTTGCTATATGATTTTGGTGCAGATGGTGTTTGCTGCATAA
- a CDS encoding DUF6472 family protein, producing MSKCDDCMYFEYDEEFGYSVCQQDLDEDEMRLFIQDTFDNCPYYRSGDEYSIVRHQN from the coding sequence ATGAGCAAATGCGATGACTGCATGTATTTTGAATACGATGAAGAATTTGGCTACTCCGTCTGTCAGCAGGACTTGGACGAGGACGAAATGCGCTTGTTTATTCAAGATACGTTTGACAACTGCCCGTATTACCGCAGCGGCGATGAATACAGCATTGTCCGCCATCAGAATTAA